CGCCAAAGCCGAAGCTGAGGGTGAGTTCGCTTCTGCACCGCGACTGCTCTTGGAGGGAGGAGTTTATTTGAGCAGCTTTCGAGGTGGTGGATGCGAAATGGATCCTCCAAGTGAGGGTTAAGATGGGCTCAAGTGATTGTTTAGGCTAGCATTATAATTGAAAGGGACTCTTCTCCGTTAAGAGTGCTTATTTGTAGCCCATGTTGTTGTCGGTGCACTGGCTGGTGGTTTCTCTCCACGAAGTGGCAGGAATTGGTAGAGCTTTTTATGGGATACTAGGGCGGCCCCGAAGGTCCAACTTTTTACTTGGTGGGGCTGGATAGAGGCTCTCCCATCCATCCCTCTCTGTCATAGAGGCTTGATGGCCGACGGTTCATGCACCTTGTCCTGTCTTTAGGAGGATGGCGTCATGCATATATTGGCGGAGTGCTCCTTTGCCAAGCTCATTTTGGTTTGTCCCAAATTCCTTATCGCGTGATTGTTCATAACGAACTTAACCAGATGCTTGGATGCAGCAGGCGTATGTTGAGTTGGGCAGAGGTGAATTTGCTTTCTTCTTATCAATTTGCCGGTTTTTGTGGTCGAACCGCAATGCAGCGCGCTTTTAAGGCCACAGGGAACACGCTCCATTAATTATCTCTCACGAGAAATTTAcctttcccaaaaaaaaaaaattatctctcAGGCGTCTCGACTTTCCAATCGCTCGGCAGTTCAATTGcttaattgtttttgtttgttttaggtgggtctttctttgttttcctcaTAGTGGCTTATGCGATGTATGAACTTTTACTTTGATTTCTCTTGGTAATATatcattacaagaaaatagcttgatagcaacaaaaaaaattagcgtCGAGGTCATTAGCATGTAAAATTCTCGTTgctaaatcatattatttaatacaaggATTTACTTGCTTTAGcaacaaaaatttacttgctaacgAGTTTAGCAACGaattatacaatatttattaaatagtatagattagcaatgaaaattttacttgctaattagctCGACACTAActtcaacatcaattttttttttgtagatattgaattttttcttgtagtgtatTGTTAGGTTCTTCTTGGCggaaaaaagtataacacaTAAACTACTCGTAGAATGtatctatttatattgataaatttggatttgaaggaAAGATTTGAacaaacaattcaaataattatatttgaaaagaatttgaaatctatccatattcatcaaaatataatttaaaattaaaatagaagaatttgaaattctttaaatttagaattactcaaataaattcaaagaattcaccatattaaatgaattttttagcTCAAAACATGTTGTATCTTATACACATTTAacatattttgtataaaaaatatatcacttgttttatttaagaaaaatatgttaaataaatagaagatacaatatgattaaaaattaaaaaaattcaatccgtTGTCAAATGTCCTATCTGACAAAAACATTCCTTTTCTTTAGTTACAAAAGATCTGAATTTTTCCCACACTAGTGACCACCAAGGGCCAAGCAGGCCgtcaaaacaataaattacttataagGGTACTTAATAGCTTACTCGTTCATGCAACtattaacaaaattgaacTTACTAAAAGTGATCCGTTCATACCAATTGGGCGTCATTACAAAATTGACTAACATAACCGTTGGAAGAAACTAAACTAACATGGACGAGTGAAATACGGAGAATTAGGGAGAATACACACAAGAAAATCATGGAGAATACAAACAAgtaaaataaagtgaaaacCAAAAATCGTAGCAGCTGAGCAGACGAAAATTCTCTGCCTGCAGTTATTTAGAAACAACAAATTACTATGTATCTATCTACTGCAAGATTTGATTCGGTCCATCAGCTTTGCCGCCACCGTCAGGCGTTCCAGCATTGGATGCAGTAGAGTCCATGCTTGCTCTGTCACGGGGAAAGGAGATGGAGCGGGAGAGGTCAGCACCACTGCCGGACATCCCATCACTTGAATTATGTTCGGGTATTGGAGATACGGAAATTACACGGCCGTGAGAATCCTGCACGTAGTTGTCCTCCCCGGGGGGGGCCAGGCGGTCCCGGCCGCTGCGAGAGGATGGCTGCCGGTGCTTCCGCTCATGCTCCGCCATCTTTTCTGCGGCTCTAGCGACGTGGAGATCCATTGCGGCCTCAGCTTCTCTTGCCATCCTAACCTCATGAGCCACCTCAAGTCTCGCCTTTGCCAATTCTTTCTCAGCCTGCAACTCGGTGCATTAAAACAAAGGGAAAATTGTTTGTTTAATATCACCTATATGCACCATGTTCAAGTGCAGTGTGGtaaaaataagagtaaattatattaactcCTTAagattaagtttaattataaatattctctatttttcgtaaaataaaaatacatccCTTGATATTACAGTTATAATTATAGGGACAAAAATACACATTGGTCCCATACGATAAAAAGTTCGCCACATTTAGTCTCATgttttacgaaattttcaaaatgatcccaaaattaaaaaaactcgaTCGATCCATTTAATCATTTGCTTTGCAGGATCTCAAAATGGTCCCAAGATTGAAAGAACTCGATAAATTTAATCATCTGCTTTGCGGGATGTATGAGATTAAATATGTCGAGTCTCCTCAAATTTGAGGATCATTTTGAGAATCTCATAAGACAGAGACATTCTATGagctaaaaatataattccgTCTAATTGTAAGTACATTCTTTATTCAAGACTGAAACGTTCACGTTACACGAACACCCGTTAGGAGGCGGGAGTGTTTGAGTACTTAAGTTTTAATATCAGAGAGGGTGGatgcaattttcccaaaaaatacagcaatttCCTGACCTTTTCCTCGTCTTTTGCTTCAGCCTTGGCTTTCCGCATTTCGTTCATGTCATTCAGCTTCTCCTTGATGGCCTGcatttttgctttaatttaccttcaccttttttctttcaccaACAACAGAACTGACCTAAATTATGGGTTTTACTTTTagttaaaaactaaaatttaatgaaatgtatatataggAAATTTCTTGGTAAGTGAGAGGTAACAATTTTTGAAGTATATAGacatataaatgtatatgCCAAGTGTTGAGCATGGAGGGTTTCTTTCCTTTGAACCAAAGTAGGTTTTGGAGTACTAGTGGCTCACAAGGGATCAATGGAACTTCttgttttagtaaaaaaaaatattatattggtCAATATTCAGACTTTTAAGTTTATGATacagtaaatttttattttactttttttaattggtgTAGATAACTATATATAGAGATGAAAGATGTTTGATCGGTTTGAAACTCAGGGTTCTTGATATGAccaaaaatttttatgaaagtaCTATTTAGGAAGTGTTTGTagaaatttctatttttagaaatGTGATTATGTGTGGAGAAAGTTGGAATTTGTAAGGAGAGCAAAAGTTGCGAGTTGGTAACCATAGTAAGAAGTAAgacgaaaaataaataaataaatttgaagctATAATGCATGGACGTTCCAAAAAATTACTTGGTGCAGTGTCGGACACAAATGTGTTCCGCGTGTTTAGaagtttttcataatttcaaaagttttggaGTCTTTCAAAGTAAGAATTTTGAGCTGAATAAAAAACAATGAATACTTCTCTCAAACTAAAAGTTTTGggatgaaattacaaaaaataaaaaataaaaatcaatagatGGTCATGATGATTTAACTAATTGGATGATTGAAAATTCTTCATtcgtactttttaaaataaactgattgtgtatattttttaaaatatgtaatttgattaaaagTTTAGATGTAAgacatatttcttttatgttttatttgaatatttttcatatttcgtattttaattttatgagaaatgagaataaatatatataataaaagaatatataatttgtatagtCGAGTCAGTGTCGTAcctatcttaatttttttttaagtttgaaaactTAGTTAAATGTTTGACAAGTATTTTTGGAAACGATTGAAGACACTCCCTTAGTAAAgattaggaaaaagaaagaaaagataatgatGCAGGTCGCACTGTGGGGGTCGGGTCATCGGACCTTGGTACCCTGAGATTGGGTCCCTATCCCTTTTTCGAGCTTCCTACTAGTGGATCCTGATAACAGAACTCACGTTAGGCTTGTTGGGTGGCCCCTAGCTAAGGTCCTCCGATGcctaaattagaaaaagtggGGTCGAATTCGATCTAAAGAGAGCTGGTGAGATTAAAAACGTAACAAATGCACTTGCCATAACAAACCTAACAAATTTGTCCTTTTTTTCTATCAAGGATAATTACCCTCATCAGATAAGAAAattgttcttatttttttgagttACAGAAATAGAAACCGCAGATACCCGCAAGGAAGAATTACATCTGCATTATATATGCCGATTGGGGTTCTATAACTGGCCTATATTGTGAGTCTTAAGGAAATGTGAATCTTTGTGCTATTTCTTATTACCTGGTCGGGAGAATTCAGTTGGAGAGCGAGAACTATTGAATCTTCTTATTACAGAAACATAAATGACCTTAACAAACGACAGAAGTACAACCAATGTTCCACATCCCATAGAAACATCATATTCAGTACGAGAAGTTACAAATCACATCCCATTTTCCAGCTTACTACATTATTGCTGGCCAAAGACGGCAGCAATCCTTCAAACCTTGCAACGGATGGAAACTAGCTCCCACGATAAGTGGACAGTGAAAACGGAGAAAGCAGCAGAGGAacatgaaaatgttcaaacTTCTGGGACTCCCTGACTTCAAACACGATAGAGACAAATGGGAAAAAACCCTCGGGATTGTATTTTCCAGTGTTGAAACTGATTCGATATACACCTGGATTGAGAGCGTCGACCATGTTCATCAACTGGCCACTTCGTCCGTCTTTGTCTGTGGTTGAGGAGCCAAGTAGATTCCAGGGACCTGAATCTGCCTGCCCAAATAACGGCCGGGATTGACCATTGTCCCATGTCTCCAGACGAACTTCAATACCAGCAGCCGGAAAGCCGCGAGCCACGTCCAGGATATGAGTTGTGATTGGCGGCCGTGTCCTGGTGAAAGTCGCAGATGGCTTGGATGTGGGGGTTTCATTTGCAGCAATCAAATGTCCTCCAATGATGCTCACACGATCTTCTACAGTTCAACAAAAAACATCAGACAAAGTGAAGCTTTAGGAGAAGCTGCACTGAGGGAGATTTGCATGCACAGAAGTCTTAGGAGAGCAATATATCAtgtataaataagtataacaGACACAGTGTCTGATTCAGGGGCCGTTTATGCCAGGAAAACATCTAGATATGAGGCCTAACATCAGACAGGAATAGCACCAGACTCCCAATCTTTTGTCGTTTTTCCTGTTCGCACCATCcccctttcttttttggctATTTTGCTCTGTCTATTATGTAGTATTTTCAAGTCACCAGCTGAGAAAAAATGTGGAAACACTATGCTATTGAAATTAAGCaacttgtatttttcattcttgaatcagtccaagaaagaaaatttcgACAAAGAATGTTTTTGATAATAGCGTCTAACCAGAACATGAAACTTAAGGAGGCTCGGTTCAAAATACTTTTAACTGTTAATAAAAGATCTTTGAGAACTTTACAAAGGGCATCTCGGGTAGCACTTCAAGTTTAGAGAAAGCAACTTCTAGGCAACATCCATTTCTTCATAATTGGATATTTTAGTGTCTAGAAACGGGAAAACACGAGCAGAAACCAGGAAAAACGTGTACCAACAGAAACTGAAAACTAGAAACGGAAAAAGCCAATCTGACACAGAACCTCCTGCTTTTGTCACAACATCTGTTGTATGATGAGTCTTGATGGTGGAACCAGAAGTTGCATTAGCTGAAAATAGTTTAGAGAGACGTAATTCGGTTATCTTCATTTGTTCCTCAGCTGCAAGCACAAACTCAACGATTGGCCTGTTATGATATCTTCTCTGCGGAAAGATAAAAACAGATGAAGCGGTAACGTAAAATCAAACTATCAATCCCCTTTTGCGTTTAACATAATAGTTGTCACATGAAAACTTCTCTTTAGGCTTATGTACTGATGTAGGAAATTCAACATTTAAAGAAAAGTATGAGAATTGGATTGCTTCCCGAGCATGAACTGTTGACACTGAACGCACACTCAAAAGTTAACCCCCCATTGATTTGGCATGCAGAAAGAATAATACAACACTAACATGGAACACCATCTACGGCACTAAAAAGTGTGTTTAGTTTTTATCATTGCTCAGTTTCTCAATAAATCTACCATGCCGCAGCAACATAGCAAACTTTAACTGGTGAAAAGAGAGTTGACAATTGGAGAACCGGGTAAATTCTGGGATCAAGAAGTCATCTACTGGCATAGTAAAACCTCAATTTTTCGTGGTGTGAGCAAACTGAGAACGGAAAAGGTGTTTGATGCTTGAGTAGTAAAACATCCGATCAGACCAAAAGGAATGGTCTTCGAAGCTTTCACAGAAAACAAACAACACTGCGGCAACTTAAAAAGTTTTCTGTGCAAGGATTTAAGTAAGCAACCATTACCTTCATCTCTGCAAGTATCTCTGGGGAACTTCTTCCAGATGCAAATATCAGAAAGACAAACCCAAACTTTTGCCTGTAACGAGCATTCCACTCAAATAGCTCCTAGAAAATAACACAGGCAAACgtctaaattaaaaacaaaagattaaCCCTCAAAGAACAAAGTAAACCCCGCCACTAGCTCTGAATGGCTCAAggcatgaaaaaataaaatcaatcacaaagaaagaaaaactatgACCATTTTCTTTATCTGAAGATATGAATTTAACCCTGAAATAAATATAGCTGCCACGACTAGTTGGCCTGCACCGCAGCATTTGTACAAAAGACGGTATCTAATGCTATGGAGGAAGTCAGGGAGCTCCACCAATTTAATAGTCTATCACAAGCCCCTCATGCAGTGCTTGTCCAGTGTGGCCCTAAATGTCCTATAATATACGCCATCCCTGCCCCCATCGAAATAAATACGCAGAAATGTAAACCTTCCCCAAATATCCGAGACACAATCAGGACAAATCACATTATATACAAGATGGTTGCAATTTTAAGAtactaattttcaaattgcTTGATTATTTGACATATTGTTCTGTGCAGATCATGCCTATACTTATTCAAAGTTTGAACTCTTAGTTAATttcgaattttattttaggatcgatgtgttatttttataattgtacatGCCATTTGAATGTGATTTACATTTCTATATATCTCATTATTTCCCTTAATATTAACCATCCCCATTGCACTAGATTTTGTTAGGAATagataaaatgttttaaaaacaAGGAGACTACCTAGGGAATCTACCTCAAGTCAATAACATCAAATGCCAAGGAAATTGCTCAGCAACATACTAAGAGAAACTTTCAGCAGTTCAATATGTTTTCCGGATCTGTTGTGGGACTATCACATTGTAATGTATTAGTGTAGCCTTGTAATTAGGTAAACAGTTCTTCATAATCAGCTCCCCAAGAACGCTCAGTAATCATCACATACAGAAAACAATAACTGATTTTCAACTTGTAGATACCTCTAACGTAGAGTCTGTCGCAGTAGCTAAGGCAGTTGACTGCTCCCCCTTGCTCCACCTGTGAAAAACAATTTATCATTTCCAACATCATGATTGTAGTCAAACCTCAATTTTTTCCTCATGGAACAAAGATATAAGATCTCAAGACAACTGGGCAATGCATATGGAATTCAAACAGGGGATATAAATCATGAGGGGCATAAAAACAGTAAAAAGGGCCAGTTTATGAAGAGAAATCTATTGATTGGATTCAGATGATGCCTTATTTGCTCAGTTGCAAATCATTCAACTTTAAAGAAATATGCAGCAGATGTCACTTTCTAACTCAACCATGGCGAACAAAAACCATTCTCCCAGTGGTTCGATACAACTACATCTGGAAAACCAATACAAAAAACAGTTTGGAAATGGCGCAAGCCTAGCTCAACGGAGTTTGGATCGAACTTTCTACACACAAAATTTCTAATCATGCAGATTCTCCAGTTCCATCTCATTAGATAAGGTAGATAAATCATAATGAACTTGTGAGCAGCAACTCAAAGATTAACTCTTCCGTACCTTAATTAAGAGattcatcacataatctacttTCAACTCTGATCTCACGCACGCATCATGTATGAACTCATTCATCACAAGACTAAAGTAGTGATGAAGTACtgtacacacacatacattaGATGCTTAGTATCTAAATGGTAAAAACAAGTGGAAAACTGAACTGGGCACTGGTTGGACTTTTGTGGGTCTGTGATGGGCTTTCACCAATCTGAGGATGCGCAGCAAACGCTTCCAACCAACCATTCACATCCACCtatagaagagaagaaaaggacAACAAACAGACGAAGAAATCTTTCAATAAATCTTCATagatacatatacatatcaagAGAATtcgagagaaagaaagagactTTGTTAAACCAGATATCCTTAGCCGCATCAAGGGCTTCTTGATAATTGGAAAAGGGTCCGGCGGACACCATTTCTTGGGCAAATTTGACGCTCCCACAGCATGCCAGCCACTCTTTCTCACCCAACATCACAGGCGATTccttttttccaatttctctCTCCTTGATCCTCTCTCTTTGGATCCTCTATAATCTGGGAAGACAAAACGGCAAGTTCGCTGGCAATTGAGCGATGATTCCTCTGTGCTCGGCTGGTTTGACAGTCGAAAAGTGAAACTGATTGCAGCGGGAGTGAATTACTTGTAACTTAGGACATTTTAGGACTAAAATAacgtttgtgtgtgtgtgtgtgtgtgtccgGATTCAGTCTCTCAAGGGTAAAATACAGAGACTTTCCTGCAACCCATTGTAATAATTGGATTCTAAGGGGTccacttgaaatattttatttttctaggtTTGAAAAAGAGAtctgataactctgcaattgtcacaattttatagcgatttaatctttctttttaagacAAAACATTCCTAATCaagtgattttattgcatattcagccaAACAGAGAAGATATAAGACAAATATGGCAAAAATCAAGTTAAAATCGGAATTAAATGCatcaaaaagggaaaaggagATTACAAGGCAATTTATGCAAAATTGACTAAGTATGCCCATGCTCAGTGGAGTGGTCAACTCGGGTGAATAAGGAAAATGAGTGATTTCCGCAAGAGAACAAAAGGAATGATGTGCTTGGATTTggaaataatttcttaaaacatgttatttgtgatttatttacctttttagaattaattatgtattgatCCCTCTACGTTTAAATTCGTAGGAGacctttattataaataggtgaaattattttaaaaatacaaaaaaaaaaattagaaatttggCGCTGTTTGGGgggaattaaatttttaagtctAAGAACGGTGCcacaatttgaattaaaaaaaaaagaatttttttatatgaccACGATGACAAaatgaatagaaaaaaaataataaaataacggCACCGTGATTTCAAATCGCGGTgccatttttatataaaaaataaata
The nucleotide sequence above comes from Sesamum indicum cultivar Zhongzhi No. 13 linkage group LG11, S_indicum_v1.0, whole genome shotgun sequence. Encoded proteins:
- the LOC105173420 gene encoding late embryogenesis abundant protein 18-like; translated protein: MQAIKEKLNDMNEMRKAKAEAKDEEKAEKELAKARLEVAHEVRMAREAEAAMDLHVARAAEKMAEHERKHRQPSSRSGRDRLAPPGEDNYVQDSHGRVISVSPIPEHNSSDGMSGSGADLSRSISFPRDRASMDSTASNAGTPDGGGKADGPNQILQ
- the LOC105173421 gene encoding uric acid degradation bifunctional protein TTL isoform X1; translation: MLGEKEWLACCGSVKFAQEMVSAGPFSNYQEALDAAKDIWFNKVDVNGWLEAFAAHPQIGESPSQTHKSPTSAQWSKGEQSTALATATDSTLEELFEWNARYRQKFGFVFLIFASGRSSPEILAEMKRRYHNRPIVEFVLAAEEQMKITELRLSKLFSANATSGSTIKTHHTTDVVTKAGEDRVSIIGGHLIAANETPTSKPSATFTRTRPPITTHILDVARGFPAAGIEVRLETWDNGQSRPLFGQADSGPWNLLGSSTTDKDGRSGQLMNMVDALNPGVYRISFNTGKYNPEGFFPFVSIVFEVRESQKFEHFHVPLLLSPFSLSTYRGS
- the LOC105173421 gene encoding uric acid degradation bifunctional protein TTL isoform X2, yielding MLGEKEWLACCGSVKFAQEMVSAGPFSNYQEALDAAKDIWFNKVDVNGWLEAFAAHPQIGESPSQTHKSPTSAQWSKGEQSTALATATDSTLEELFEWNARYRQKFGFVFLIFASGRSSPEILAEMKRRYHNRPIVEFVLAAEEQMKITELRLSKLFSANATSGSTIKTHHTTDVVTKAGDRVSIIGGHLIAANETPTSKPSATFTRTRPPITTHILDVARGFPAAGIEVRLETWDNGQSRPLFGQADSGPWNLLGSSTTDKDGRSGQLMNMVDALNPGVYRISFNTGKYNPEGFFPFVSIVFEVRESQKFEHFHVPLLLSPFSLSTYRGS